The following are encoded in a window of Solidesulfovibrio magneticus RS-1 genomic DNA:
- a CDS encoding DNA-3-methyladenine glycosylase I: MRMHIDVADKPRCPWCGELPLYVRYHDEEWGAPLHDDRALFELLILEGAQAGLSWLTVLKRREGYRTAYQGFDPARIAAYGPADQARLLADAGIIRNKAKVAASVKNAQAFLAVQEAFGSFDAYLWGFTDGKPVIGGWDDIKQVPAVTPLAETLSRDLKKRGFGFVGPTIVYAFLQAAGLVNDHLRGCFRFRELTGEV, encoded by the coding sequence ATGAGGATGCATATAGACGTTGCCGACAAGCCTCGGTGTCCCTGGTGCGGGGAGTTGCCGCTGTACGTGCGCTACCATGACGAGGAATGGGGCGCGCCGCTCCATGACGACCGGGCGCTCTTCGAACTGCTCATCCTCGAAGGGGCCCAGGCCGGCCTGTCGTGGCTCACGGTGCTCAAACGCCGGGAAGGCTACCGCACGGCCTACCAAGGCTTCGATCCGGCCCGCATCGCCGCCTATGGCCCGGCCGATCAGGCCCGGCTCCTGGCCGATGCCGGCATCATCCGCAACAAAGCCAAGGTGGCGGCGTCCGTGAAAAACGCCCAGGCCTTCCTGGCCGTGCAGGAGGCCTTCGGCTCGTTCGACGCCTACCTCTGGGGCTTTACGGACGGCAAGCCGGTCATCGGCGGCTGGGACGACATCAAGCAGGTTCCGGCCGTGACGCCCCTGGCCGAAACCCTGAGCCGCGATCTCAAGAAGCGCGGCTTCGGCTTTGTCGGCCCCACCATCGTCTACGCTTTTCTCCAGGCCGCCGGACTGGTCAACGACCACCTGCGCGGCTGCTTCCGTTTCCGGGAGCTGACCGGGGAGGTCTAA
- a CDS encoding menaquinone biosynthesis decarboxylase, giving the protein MAYKDLQEFLRLLDKKGELRRIAAPLDPYLEIAEVTDRVSKAVGPALFFENPKGSRFPVVTNAFGSFPRMNLALESEDLDALGRRIDDVLEMEKPEGLIDKLKMLPKLAKMAGIFPKTVQSAPCQDVVLTGDAVDLSILPVLTTWPGDAGPFITFPVVITKDPETGKRNVGMYRMQVFDKTTTGMHWHRHKGCAAHYRLAEKRGKRLEVAVAIGPDPACTYAATAPLPDDIDEFLFAGFLRQKAVELVQCKTVDLQVPANSQFVLEGYVEPGERRREGPFGDHTGYYSLADDYPVFHVTAITHRKDAVYPATLVGQPPMEDTYMGKATERLFLPLIKKQLPEITDMSLPVEGVFHNFCFVSIDKRYPGQTRKIMYAIWGLGQMMFTKFIVVVDAEVNVQNTAEVWWRVGNNVDPRRDVVIVDGPLDALDHSAPMACFGGKMGIDATKKGPEEGHTRGWPDALAMDPATKARIDAVWGELGL; this is encoded by the coding sequence ATGGCGTACAAGGATTTGCAGGAATTTTTGCGGCTTTTGGACAAAAAGGGCGAACTGAGGCGCATTGCCGCGCCGCTGGACCCGTATCTGGAAATCGCCGAGGTCACCGACCGGGTGTCCAAGGCCGTGGGCCCAGCGCTTTTCTTCGAAAATCCCAAGGGTTCGCGCTTCCCGGTGGTGACCAATGCCTTCGGGTCCTTCCCGCGCATGAACCTGGCCCTGGAGTCCGAGGACCTCGACGCCCTGGGCCGGCGCATCGACGACGTGTTGGAGATGGAAAAGCCCGAAGGGCTCATCGACAAGCTCAAAATGTTGCCCAAGCTCGCCAAAATGGCCGGCATCTTCCCCAAGACCGTGCAAAGCGCCCCCTGTCAGGACGTGGTCCTGACCGGCGACGCCGTGGACCTGTCCATCCTGCCGGTGCTCACCACCTGGCCCGGCGACGCCGGCCCGTTCATCACCTTCCCGGTGGTCATCACCAAGGACCCCGAGACCGGCAAACGCAACGTCGGCATGTACCGGATGCAGGTCTTCGACAAGACCACCACCGGCATGCACTGGCATCGCCACAAAGGCTGCGCCGCCCACTACCGGCTGGCCGAAAAGCGCGGCAAGCGCCTTGAGGTCGCCGTGGCCATCGGCCCGGACCCGGCCTGCACCTACGCCGCCACCGCCCCCCTGCCCGACGACATCGACGAATTCCTCTTCGCCGGCTTCCTGCGCCAGAAGGCCGTGGAACTCGTGCAGTGCAAGACCGTGGACTTGCAGGTTCCGGCCAACAGCCAGTTCGTGCTCGAAGGCTACGTCGAACCCGGCGAGCGCCGACGCGAAGGCCCGTTTGGCGACCACACCGGCTACTACTCCCTGGCCGACGACTACCCGGTCTTCCACGTCACGGCCATCACCCACCGCAAGGACGCCGTCTACCCGGCCACCCTGGTCGGCCAGCCGCCCATGGAAGACACCTACATGGGCAAGGCCACCGAGCGCCTGTTCTTGCCGCTCATCAAAAAGCAGTTGCCCGAAATCACCGACATGAGCCTGCCTGTGGAAGGCGTGTTCCACAACTTCTGCTTCGTCTCCATCGACAAGCGCTACCCCGGCCAGACCCGCAAGATCATGTACGCCATCTGGGGCCTGGGCCAGATGATGTTCACCAAGTTCATCGTCGTGGTCGATGCCGAGGTCAACGTGCAAAACACGGCCGAAGTCTGGTGGCGCGTGGGCAACAACGTCGATCCGCGCCGCGACGTGGTCATCGTGGACGGGCCGCTGGACGCCCTGGACCACAGCGCGCCCATGGCCTGCTTCGGCGGCAAGATGGGCATCGACGCCACGAAAAAAGGCCCCGAGGAAGGCCATACCCGGGGCTGGCCCGACGCCCTGGCCATGGACCCGGCCACCAAGGCCCGCATCGACGCGGTCTGGGGTGAATTGGGGTTGTAA
- a CDS encoding DUF488 domain-containing protein, protein MAAKPLARPPIHTIGHGGLERVVFLSLLARQGVNMVIDVRSAPTSHYMPQFSRELLEPSLGLWGVRYVYMGRELGARPVGTPIEAAVSFVRGIERIMQYWRQAWRLTLLCAEEDPRRCCRAGRIAPELLARGARVVHIRGDGRLEPHTPAWNDFALACPLHDRDCQ, encoded by the coding sequence ATGGCCGCCAAGCCGCTGGCCCGCCCGCCCATCCATACCATCGGGCATGGCGGCCTGGAGCGGGTCGTGTTTTTAAGCCTGCTGGCCCGTCAGGGCGTCAACATGGTCATCGACGTGCGCAGCGCCCCGACCTCGCACTACATGCCGCAGTTTTCCAGGGAACTCCTGGAGCCGTCCCTTGGGCTCTGGGGCGTGCGCTACGTCTACATGGGCCGGGAACTCGGCGCGCGTCCGGTCGGCACGCCCATCGAGGCGGCGGTGTCCTTTGTGCGCGGCATCGAGCGGATCATGCAGTACTGGCGGCAGGCCTGGCGCTTGACCCTGCTGTGCGCCGAGGAAGACCCCAGGCGCTGCTGTCGGGCCGGACGCATCGCCCCGGAACTTCTCGCCCGGGGCGCGCGCGTGGTCCACATCCGGGGCGACGGCCGCCTGGAACCGCATACGCCGGCCTGGAACGATTTTGCCCTGGCCTGTCCCCTGCACGACAGGGATTGCCAATAA